The following coding sequences are from one bacterium SCSIO 12741 window:
- a CDS encoding T9SS type A sorting domain-containing protein has translation MINPRFLLVMAMLCLLGFSEAQAITTIQCNKEKTTKVILNRVRVLIYGPETDSMKNVAIEKAKAIALERAKERFKCGECDDDLPDCEMYVKTFPDPTYDDDAGAWVYPGGKIEITIRCRRCPVKPVDGSDSDSSEGGTRGDDHSHLEQSSSTSLKVSDMPVAMAGNETPMIQRIYPNPVQDKVTLEINVAQDHSTIQIELYDLTGKKVYQESLQDVPESLSISSHNLQEVPNGTYILNVRVNNQLAGTSKISVSKH, from the coding sequence ATGATTAATCCAAGATTTCTTTTGGTCATGGCCATGCTATGCCTTTTGGGCTTCTCCGAGGCACAGGCCATCACCACCATTCAATGCAACAAGGAGAAAACCACCAAGGTTATTCTGAACCGAGTTCGCGTTTTGATTTATGGCCCGGAAACCGATAGCATGAAAAACGTGGCTATCGAAAAAGCAAAAGCCATTGCCCTTGAACGTGCCAAGGAGCGCTTTAAATGTGGAGAGTGTGACGACGATCTTCCAGATTGTGAGATGTACGTAAAAACCTTTCCAGATCCTACCTACGATGATGATGCCGGAGCCTGGGTATATCCAGGAGGTAAAATCGAAATTACCATTCGATGCCGCCGTTGTCCGGTAAAACCGGTAGACGGAAGCGATTCTGACTCGAGTGAAGGCGGAACACGTGGCGATGATCACAGTCACCTGGAGCAATCCTCCTCAACCTCCTTAAAAGTTTCTGATATGCCCGTTGCCATGGCAGGAAATGAAACTCCGATGATTCAGCGAATCTATCCAAATCCGGTTCAGGACAAGGTAACGCTCGAAATCAACGTTGCCCAAGATCACAGTACCATCCAAATCGAGCTTTATGATTTGACGGGTAAAAAAGTATATCAGGAAAGCCTACAGGATGTACCTGAGAGCCTCTCCATCAGCAGTCACAATCTACAGGAAGTACCTAATGGCACTTACATCTTAAACGTTAGAGTCAATAATCAACTGGCAGGTACCAGCAAGATTTCGGTAAGCAAACACTAA
- a CDS encoding urocanate hydratase has product MNFKDEIRQGIPDVLPVPASYDPTVNHAPNRKDILSKEEKELALANALRYFDKKHHAELAPEFAEELKEYGRIYMYRFRPEYRMYARPIEEYPAKTPQAAAIMLMIQNNLDYAVAQHPHELITYGGNGAVFQNWAQYLLTMKYLSEMTEEQTLVMYSGHPMGLFPSHTDAPRVVVTNGMMIPNYSKPDDWEKFNALGVTQYGQMTAGSYMYIGPQGIVHGTTITVLNAGRKIAKDGEGLAGKLFVTAGLGGMSGAQPKAGNIAGCVTVCAEVNPKATKTRHEQGWVDEVIEDIDELVTRVRQAKENKEVVSIAYQGNVVDVWERFDEENVYIDLGSDQTSLHNPWAGGYYPVGMSFEAANEMMAENPAEFKEAIQSTLRRHAAAVNNHTAKGTYFFDYGNAFLLEASRAGADIMAEDGIRFRYPSYVQDIMGPMCFDFGFGPFRWVCASGDPADLQKTDDIACAVLEEIRQNSPEEIQQQMADNIQWIQGAQENKLVVGSQARILYADAEGRMKIAEAFNKAIANGELSGPVVLGRDHHDVSGTDSPYRETSNIYDGSQFTADMAVQNFVGDSFRGATWISLHNGGGVGWGEVINGGFGMVLDGSDEADRRLKMMLHWDVNNGIARRSWARNEGAVFAIKRAMEQEKRLKVTLPNSIDPSVVQDLF; this is encoded by the coding sequence ATGAACTTCAAAGACGAAATAAGACAAGGAATTCCTGACGTTTTACCCGTACCGGCGAGCTACGATCCTACTGTGAATCATGCTCCCAATCGGAAAGACATTTTATCGAAAGAAGAAAAGGAGTTGGCATTGGCCAACGCTCTGCGCTATTTTGACAAAAAGCACCATGCAGAACTTGCCCCTGAATTCGCTGAGGAGTTAAAAGAATACGGACGTATTTACATGTACCGGTTCCGTCCGGAGTACCGCATGTATGCCCGGCCAATTGAAGAGTACCCGGCTAAAACGCCTCAGGCAGCTGCCATTATGCTCATGATCCAGAACAACCTGGACTATGCCGTGGCTCAGCACCCCCATGAATTGATCACTTATGGCGGAAATGGAGCGGTTTTCCAAAACTGGGCGCAGTACCTGTTGACCATGAAATACCTGTCTGAGATGACTGAGGAGCAAACCTTGGTGATGTATTCAGGACATCCTATGGGCTTGTTTCCATCTCATACGGATGCGCCACGTGTGGTGGTGACCAACGGAATGATGATTCCCAACTACTCCAAGCCCGATGATTGGGAGAAATTCAATGCCCTTGGAGTTACCCAGTACGGACAAATGACGGCCGGTTCTTATATGTACATCGGACCACAAGGAATTGTACATGGAACAACCATTACGGTTTTGAATGCTGGTCGAAAAATCGCCAAAGATGGTGAAGGGTTGGCTGGTAAGCTATTTGTGACCGCTGGATTAGGCGGAATGAGTGGAGCTCAACCAAAGGCAGGAAACATAGCCGGCTGTGTAACGGTGTGTGCCGAGGTAAATCCAAAAGCTACAAAAACCCGCCACGAACAAGGATGGGTTGATGAGGTGATTGAAGATATTGATGAACTGGTGACTCGGGTTCGCCAGGCAAAAGAAAATAAGGAAGTGGTTTCCATCGCCTACCAGGGTAATGTGGTAGATGTTTGGGAGCGCTTTGATGAAGAGAATGTATATATCGACTTAGGTTCTGATCAAACGTCGCTTCACAATCCTTGGGCTGGTGGTTACTATCCCGTGGGAATGTCGTTTGAAGCGGCCAATGAGATGATGGCTGAGAATCCGGCAGAGTTTAAGGAAGCGATTCAGTCCACTTTGAGAAGACATGCTGCAGCTGTGAATAATCATACCGCCAAGGGGACCTACTTCTTTGATTATGGGAATGCCTTCCTTTTGGAAGCCTCTCGAGCCGGAGCAGATATCATGGCCGAAGATGGCATTCGTTTCCGCTACCCATCCTACGTACAGGATATTATGGGGCCGATGTGTTTTGACTTTGGTTTTGGACCTTTCCGCTGGGTGTGTGCCTCTGGTGATCCAGCTGACTTACAGAAAACCGATGATATTGCTTGTGCTGTTCTGGAAGAAATTCGTCAAAATTCACCGGAAGAAATTCAGCAACAAATGGCGGATAACATCCAGTGGATTCAGGGTGCTCAGGAAAATAAACTGGTCGTTGGTTCTCAGGCCCGTATTCTTTACGCCGATGCTGAAGGCCGGATGAAGATTGCCGAAGCTTTTAACAAAGCCATTGCCAATGGTGAGCTATCCGGACCCGTAGTTTTGGGACGGGATCACCACGATGTTTCCGGTACCGATTCGCCTTACCGCGAAACGAGCAACATATATGATGGGTCTCAATTCACAGCCGATATGGCGGTACAAAACTTTGTGGGAGATTCCTTCCGCGGGGCAACCTGGATTTCTCTGCACAACGGCGGTGGCGTTGGATGGGGTGAAGTAATCAACGGAGGATTTGGAATGGTGCTCGATGGAAGTGATGAAGCCGATCGCCGATTGAAAATGATGCTGCACTGGGATGTGAACAACGGAATTGCTCGTAGAAGTTGGGCCCGTAATGAGGGCGCTGTTTTCGCTATTAAAAGAGCGATGGAGCAAGAAAAACGATTGAAGGTTACCTTGCCAAATAGCATCGACCCTTCGGTGGTTCAGGATCTGTTTTAA